One window from the genome of Terrimicrobium sacchariphilum encodes:
- a CDS encoding sugar phosphate isomerase/epimerase family protein produces the protein MKLLLFKQRWGHEGTFADAAKQVLDAGFHGIEGPLPTDPTERAEFISVLRDNDLRYIAEISTTGYATPDPGSTVDDHLEAFKRILDSSLEAEPLFFSSMAGNDLWVFRDSVRFLTEAYEIVQDRGVRLGFETHRSRTLFHPVITRELLKEAPPIEMTLDFSHWCVVTERLVLDQLPDVLDLCAERALHIQPRIGYDQGPQVPDPRAPEYSEAVEAHLRWWKHVWAGQRARGFDTITMTPEFGPDGYLHLEPYTQKPVANLWELNSWTGHLLQKEFQQWAQQPSA, from the coding sequence ATGAAACTGCTCTTATTCAAACAACGCTGGGGACACGAGGGAACGTTCGCCGATGCGGCGAAACAGGTTCTCGATGCAGGCTTTCACGGCATTGAGGGGCCGCTGCCCACCGATCCGACCGAGCGCGCAGAATTCATCAGCGTCCTGCGGGATAATGACCTCAGGTACATCGCGGAAATCTCTACCACCGGCTACGCCACGCCCGATCCCGGCAGCACGGTCGACGATCACCTGGAGGCCTTCAAGCGCATCCTTGATTCCAGCCTTGAGGCGGAGCCGCTCTTCTTTAGCAGCATGGCGGGCAACGATCTGTGGGTCTTCCGCGACAGCGTGCGCTTTCTCACCGAGGCTTATGAGATCGTCCAGGATCGCGGCGTGCGCCTCGGTTTTGAAACCCACCGCAGCCGCACGCTGTTTCATCCCGTCATCACGCGGGAACTCCTCAAGGAAGCACCACCCATCGAAATGACGCTGGATTTCAGCCATTGGTGCGTGGTCACCGAGCGCCTCGTGCTTGATCAGCTTCCCGATGTGCTCGACCTCTGCGCCGAGCGCGCCCTGCACATCCAGCCCCGCATCGGTTACGACCAGGGGCCGCAGGTTCCCGATCCGCGTGCGCCGGAGTATTCCGAAGCCGTGGAGGCGCACCTGCGCTGGTGGAAGCACGTCTGGGCAGGGCAGCGCGCCCGTGGCTTTGACACCATCACGATGACGCCGGAATTCGGTCCCGACGGCTATCTCCACCTCGAACCCTATACGCAAAAACCCGTCGCCAACCTCTGGGAACTGAACTCCTGGACCGGGCACCTCCTGCAAAAGGAATTTCAACAATGGGCGCAACAGCCGTCCGCCTGA
- a CDS encoding FtsK/SpoIIIE domain-containing protein yields MNSSADLRVQRSLALVKYLKAVTEEFAQKESALLREISARRVAETRKFREEQARLENWLAAETALADTRFQERKGEVEHRAALREARIRKAHRTGLENLQEQARLAKERWLGNLQMRHFRATRTLPLDLRAADEAYADYSSKLGGWQVAVAALERKVRGAFRGYWTFGKLIKTSSPDLASEPQDRFVLFAKLQQAYRDAEERLAEFQKIEIPRYFSFLPPQLLIPLLVAIPLVSYFIGSLPLLTIGSAAADTVLLGAIFILHQKGRRQSQTSAEALSAAVAHACGLARLCHVVANSQYQEKRERLQREYDQLCAELAEKWEQGDAIESRFAVEIRDKIEAQAPRLLLRNQEWRTARLERNQETYEERQREIAARVEPWRAQTSTAYAAESSASQVEEEARWTELKFAWEEAMNPLLADVAAMQSTVADTGAPWDADLVEHWTPPAIFSPAIQLGGLVVDLATTPHPRDSRLRMPEPAILNIPLALSFPSQGSLLFETSESGAAEVAAVFNNAILRLLTHAPPGKLNFTILDPVGLGQNFAGLMHLTDFEESLINRRIWTQREQIEERLAELNEHIEKVIQMYLRNEYETITEYNAQAGSVAEKYHFLVVSDFPANFSETAAKRLQSIVTSGPRCGVFTFLHWDRRQPVPDGFVPEELRKNAICLRRDHNRWIFPAEKTQPDAVVALDPPPRNELAVDLVHKIGQSSIDSNRVEVPFSQIAPGEAELWTGDTTSELKVAIGRTGATKLQYLAIGKGTRQHALFAGKTGSGKSTLFHVIITNLSLWCSPEQVEFYLIDFKKGVEFKCYAEHRLPHAKVVAIESDREFGLSVLQRVDLELKRRGDMFRKLGVQDIAGYKRAGGTEPVPRTLLIIDEFQEFFVEDDEIAQTASLLFDRIVRQGRAFGIHVLLGSQTLGGAYTLARATLGQMVIRVALQCSEADAYLIMDDNNPAPRLLSRPGEGIYNDAAGAIEGNSPFQVVWLSDSERDTRLEEIRTLAEERKEVAAPIVFEGNAPADLEENVLLKNVIAHPPVSASPIARVWLGAPNSIKGPTEVGFQNQSGSHLLIVGQNDEAISTMMSVSLLALAAQHAGSEARYVFLTPDGRGSLPILDSLAAALGSRLTVVQNDGVKDAMLALSEELAARSAGEGGAHAEPVYVFIHHLERFKKLRNEDDFSFSSSMDATQSPAEQLKALLSEGSSVGIHVLASIDTFNNVGRFLSRKALGEFEMRVVFQMSANDSASLIDSPQASALGLHRAILYNEHNGSLETFRPYAAPENDWVRAAVQSLTAASAVGTPAR; encoded by the coding sequence GTGAATAGCTCAGCAGACCTCCGAGTGCAGCGCAGTCTGGCGCTGGTAAAATACCTGAAGGCGGTGACTGAGGAGTTCGCGCAAAAGGAAAGCGCGCTCTTGAGGGAAATCAGCGCGCGGCGTGTGGCGGAGACACGAAAGTTCCGGGAGGAACAGGCCCGATTGGAAAACTGGCTGGCTGCCGAGACCGCTCTTGCGGATACGCGATTTCAGGAGCGAAAAGGGGAGGTCGAACATCGGGCAGCGCTGCGGGAGGCGCGGATTCGGAAGGCACATCGTACCGGTCTGGAGAATCTCCAGGAGCAGGCCAGACTGGCCAAGGAACGCTGGCTGGGAAACCTGCAGATGCGGCATTTCCGGGCTACAAGGACGTTGCCCCTCGATCTCAGGGCTGCGGACGAGGCGTATGCGGATTATTCTTCCAAGTTGGGCGGCTGGCAGGTGGCGGTGGCAGCGCTGGAACGAAAGGTGCGGGGAGCTTTTCGCGGCTATTGGACCTTTGGCAAACTGATAAAAACATCGTCCCCCGATCTGGCATCGGAGCCTCAGGACAGGTTCGTGCTCTTTGCGAAACTCCAGCAGGCTTATCGAGATGCCGAGGAGCGACTGGCGGAATTTCAAAAAATCGAGATTCCGAGGTATTTCAGTTTTTTACCTCCCCAACTCCTTATCCCATTGCTGGTGGCGATCCCGCTCGTTTCTTATTTCATTGGTTCTCTGCCGCTTTTGACCATTGGCTCTGCGGCGGCCGATACTGTCTTGCTCGGGGCGATCTTCATTTTGCATCAAAAGGGACGGAGGCAGTCCCAGACGTCCGCCGAGGCGCTATCCGCAGCAGTGGCCCATGCGTGTGGGCTGGCTCGGCTTTGCCACGTTGTTGCCAACAGCCAGTACCAGGAAAAGCGTGAGAGACTCCAGCGTGAGTACGACCAGCTTTGCGCGGAGCTTGCGGAGAAGTGGGAGCAGGGCGATGCGATCGAAAGCCGGTTTGCCGTGGAGATTCGGGACAAGATCGAGGCGCAGGCTCCCCGGCTCTTGCTGCGGAATCAGGAATGGCGGACGGCTCGGCTGGAGCGAAACCAGGAGACCTATGAGGAGCGTCAGCGAGAAATCGCGGCCAGGGTCGAACCGTGGCGCGCTCAGACCTCCACAGCGTATGCTGCGGAAAGCTCGGCCTCGCAGGTCGAGGAGGAGGCGCGTTGGACAGAACTGAAATTCGCATGGGAAGAGGCGATGAATCCACTGCTCGCCGATGTTGCCGCGATGCAGTCCACGGTGGCCGATACAGGCGCCCCCTGGGATGCCGATCTGGTGGAACACTGGACCCCGCCCGCCATCTTCAGCCCGGCCATTCAGCTGGGGGGATTGGTCGTGGATCTCGCCACGACGCCGCATCCGCGTGATTCCAGGCTCCGCATGCCGGAACCGGCGATACTCAACATCCCGCTCGCGCTATCGTTTCCCTCGCAGGGGTCATTGCTCTTTGAAACGTCCGAATCGGGCGCGGCGGAAGTGGCTGCAGTTTTCAATAACGCCATTTTACGCCTGCTCACCCACGCTCCTCCGGGAAAGCTGAATTTCACCATCCTGGATCCCGTCGGGCTGGGGCAGAATTTCGCCGGGCTCATGCACCTGACCGATTTTGAGGAGTCGCTCATCAACCGCCGCATCTGGACCCAGCGCGAGCAGATCGAGGAACGCCTCGCGGAGCTCAACGAGCATATTGAAAAGGTGATCCAGATGTATCTCCGCAACGAGTACGAGACGATCACCGAGTACAACGCCCAGGCGGGCAGCGTGGCGGAGAAATATCACTTCCTCGTGGTGTCGGATTTCCCGGCGAACTTCAGCGAAACTGCCGCCAAGCGCCTCCAGAGCATCGTGACCTCCGGACCGCGCTGCGGCGTCTTCACCTTCCTCCACTGGGATCGCCGCCAGCCAGTGCCGGATGGGTTCGTGCCCGAGGAACTGCGCAAGAACGCCATCTGCCTCCGCCGGGATCATAACCGGTGGATTTTCCCGGCGGAGAAAACTCAGCCCGACGCCGTGGTCGCACTCGACCCGCCGCCGAGGAACGAACTGGCGGTGGATCTGGTGCACAAGATTGGCCAGAGCAGTATTGACTCCAATCGCGTCGAGGTGCCCTTTTCGCAGATCGCGCCGGGCGAGGCGGAACTCTGGACCGGCGATACCACGAGCGAGCTCAAGGTCGCCATCGGGCGCACGGGAGCCACGAAGCTCCAGTATCTCGCGATCGGCAAGGGGACACGCCAGCATGCGCTCTTTGCCGGAAAGACCGGATCGGGCAAATCGACACTGTTTCACGTCATCATCACGAATCTCTCGCTCTGGTGCAGCCCGGAGCAGGTGGAGTTTTACCTGATCGACTTCAAGAAAGGCGTTGAGTTCAAGTGCTACGCCGAGCATCGCCTGCCGCATGCAAAGGTCGTCGCCATCGAGAGCGATCGAGAGTTTGGGCTGAGCGTTCTGCAGCGGGTCGATCTGGAGCTGAAGCGACGTGGCGACATGTTTCGCAAGCTCGGCGTGCAGGACATCGCGGGCTACAAGCGCGCAGGCGGCACGGAGCCGGTGCCGCGCACGCTGCTGATCATCGATGAGTTTCAGGAGTTCTTCGTCGAGGACGACGAGATCGCGCAGACGGCCTCGCTTCTGTTCGACCGCATCGTCCGACAGGGACGCGCCTTCGGCATTCATGTACTGCTCGGTTCGCAGACGCTGGGAGGAGCATATACGCTCGCCCGGGCGACCCTTGGGCAGATGGTGATTCGTGTAGCTCTGCAATGCAGTGAGGCCGATGCCTATCTCATCATGGACGATAACAATCCGGCGCCTCGTTTGCTCTCGCGGCCGGGTGAGGGCATCTACAACGACGCCGCCGGAGCGATTGAGGGAAACAGCCCCTTTCAGGTGGTATGGCTGTCCGACTCCGAGCGCGATACGCGGCTGGAGGAAATTCGCACCCTCGCCGAAGAGCGCAAGGAAGTCGCCGCACCGATTGTCTTTGAGGGAAATGCTCCCGCCGATCTGGAAGAAAATGTTCTGCTGAAGAATGTCATCGCGCACCCGCCGGTTTCCGCTTCGCCCATAGCGCGTGTTTGGCTGGGAGCGCCCAATTCCATCAAGGGACCGACCGAGGTCGGATTTCAGAACCAGAGCGGCAGCCATTTACTGATCGTGGGGCAGAATGACGAGGCCATCTCAACGATGATGAGTGTTTCGCTCCTGGCGCTCGCTGCCCAGCACGCGGGATCAGAGGCCAGATACGTGTTTTTGACGCCGGACGGTCGCGGTTCGCTGCCGATCCTGGATTCGCTCGCTGCCGCACTCGGGAGCCGCCTGACCGTCGTGCAGAATGATGGCGTGAAAGACGCGATGCTGGCTTTGTCCGAGGAACTTGCCGCGCGGTCAGCGGGGGAGGGCGGAGCTCATGCTGAGCCGGTGTATGTCTTCATCCATCACCTTGAGCGTTTCAAGAAGCTCCGGAATGAAGACGACTTTAGCTTCTCCTCCAGCATGGATGCCACGCAGTCTCCGGCGGAGCAGCTTAAGGCTCTGCTTTCCGAGGGGAGCAGCGTCGGAATTCATGTGCTGGCCTCGATCGATACCTTCAATAATGTCGGGCGCTTCCTGAGCCGGAAGGCGCTGGGCGAATTTGAGATGCGCGTCGTCTTCCAGATGAGCGCGAATGACTCGGCGAGCCTGATTGATTCGCCGCAGGCCAGCGCCCTCGGCTTGCATCGAGCCATTCTTTACAACGAGCACAACGGCTCGCTGGAAACGTTCCGACCCTATGCCGCGCCCGAGAATGACTGGGTGCGGGCGGCGGTGCAAAGCCTCACCGCAGCTTCGGCGGTAGGGACCCCGGCGCGATAA
- a CDS encoding formylglycine-generating enzyme family protein yields the protein MTVLPPLPSADRAILPDLAIVPAGIFAMGENDEDKFANDTERPRHEVAIPRDFGLGVFPVTVGEFRAFRPGHAPRESVGLPAVGISWLDATAYCEWLSENTGRAFRLPTEAEWEYACRAGSRDIFTHGSTLDTDQANYLYSEHGMKVGRGHRTPCGGFPPNAFGLFDMHGNVCEWAQDTWHPDYLGAPNDGSAWIEGGRRGWRVIRGGAWDYLPRLLRTSWRDALPEAIRRDNVGFRIACDL from the coding sequence ATGACCGTCCTGCCGCCCCTTCCCAGCGCTGACCGGGCCATCCTTCCCGATCTCGCCATTGTTCCCGCCGGGATCTTTGCGATGGGCGAGAACGATGAGGACAAGTTTGCAAACGACACGGAGCGCCCGCGCCACGAGGTCGCGATTCCACGCGATTTCGGCCTGGGCGTATTTCCTGTCACCGTGGGGGAATTCCGCGCCTTCCGCCCTGGCCACGCGCCCCGCGAATCCGTCGGCCTGCCCGCCGTGGGCATCAGCTGGCTCGACGCCACGGCATATTGCGAATGGCTCAGCGAAAACACCGGACGCGCCTTTCGCCTGCCCACGGAAGCGGAGTGGGAGTATGCCTGCCGGGCCGGAAGCCGCGACATCTTCACCCACGGCAGCACGCTCGATACGGATCAGGCAAATTACCTCTACTCCGAGCACGGCATGAAAGTCGGTCGCGGGCATCGCACGCCCTGCGGAGGTTTCCCGCCCAATGCCTTCGGCCTCTTTGACATGCACGGGAACGTCTGCGAATGGGCGCAGGACACCTGGCACCCCGACTACCTCGGCGCACCGAATGACGGCTCGGCCTGGATCGAAGGGGGGCGGCGCGGGTGGCGGGTGATTCGCGGCGGGGCCTGGGACTATCTGCCGCGCCTGCTCCGCACCTCCTGGCGCGACGCCCTGCCGGAGGCGATCCGGCGCGACAATGTGGGATTCCGCATCGCCTGTGATTTATGA
- a CDS encoding SDR family NAD(P)-dependent oxidoreductase produces the protein MFSLAGKVAAVTGASSGIGLAIAQRFQEAGAIVHGLDLSPREELPFPCAAVDVSREDEVASAMESIAALHGRLNIVVNNAGIQPLGVSFSEITGQLLQRTFAVNVNGVVFGTKHAARLMSTGGRIINTGSFVGLLGVPCGTAYAASKATVIHLTRLAAVELAPRGITVNCVCPGTIRTPAVTEIPDNPEIAFVEKRTPLGRLGEPAEVAAAFHFLASDEASYITGAVLPVDGGIAAGWEQYDLTLPANVQNGEWRETPA, from the coding sequence ATGTTCAGTCTCGCCGGTAAAGTCGCCGCGGTCACTGGAGCCAGCTCCGGCATCGGCCTCGCCATCGCCCAGCGGTTCCAGGAAGCCGGAGCCATCGTGCATGGACTCGACCTGTCGCCTCGGGAAGAGCTGCCCTTCCCGTGCGCGGCGGTCGATGTCTCGCGGGAAGACGAGGTCGCCAGCGCAATGGAGAGCATCGCCGCGCTCCATGGTCGACTCAACATCGTCGTCAACAACGCAGGTATCCAGCCACTCGGCGTTTCCTTTTCCGAAATCACCGGGCAGCTCCTGCAAAGAACCTTTGCCGTGAATGTGAACGGCGTGGTTTTCGGAACGAAGCACGCCGCGCGCCTTATGAGCACCGGAGGCCGCATCATCAATACCGGATCCTTCGTCGGCCTGCTGGGAGTTCCCTGCGGCACGGCCTATGCCGCGTCCAAGGCCACCGTCATTCACCTCACCCGGCTGGCCGCAGTGGAGCTTGCCCCCCGGGGCATCACCGTGAATTGCGTATGCCCCGGCACCATCCGCACCCCGGCAGTAACGGAGATTCCCGACAATCCCGAGATCGCCTTCGTGGAAAAGCGCACGCCGCTGGGCCGCCTCGGAGAACCCGCAGAGGTTGCCGCCGCGTTTCATTTCCTCGCTTCCGACGAGGCCTCCTACATCACCGGAGCAGTCCTTCCGGTCGACGGCGGCATCGCTGCCGGCTGGGAGCAGTATGACCTCACCCTCCCCGCCAATGTCCAAAACGGCGAGTGGCGCGAAACACCCGCCTGA
- a CDS encoding ABC transporter substrate-binding protein has protein sequence MKTKGKAILTALAVMGMAVQGGVAADKETVKVSLFSWPGYGFWFIAKEKNLAPDINLDVQIIEDPYESFGQMAAGKLDVTSSTVEYGPIAADSGVPVKFVTYTNPSTGTDKIIMSPKIADPKELKGKSVAVLEGGLTQIFMGIWLENNGVKFDEVQYVNVVMDDAVAAMVSGKVAAGEFWEPFGGQVLESLKGSKVMASSLEPYFMKTALLGDGMYMSDSFLKEKPEAAKKAMKAYWDAVAWWKAHPEEGNKIIAEGLKFDVKDVENVIGKDGKWLKGGIYVFDLPEAAKFMGVMAGDPPLGWKNGEINDHWKLTETWWLKFGLIKKEHPIDAGVSFEPIKSLAAELK, from the coding sequence ATGAAAACCAAGGGGAAGGCAATACTGACGGCCCTGGCCGTCATGGGCATGGCGGTACAGGGAGGCGTGGCGGCTGACAAGGAGACAGTAAAAGTGTCTCTCTTCTCGTGGCCGGGATATGGATTCTGGTTCATCGCCAAGGAGAAGAACCTCGCACCGGACATCAACCTCGACGTGCAGATCATCGAGGACCCGTACGAGAGCTTTGGCCAGATGGCGGCGGGCAAGCTGGACGTCACCTCCAGCACGGTCGAGTACGGCCCGATCGCGGCCGACAGCGGCGTGCCGGTGAAATTCGTCACCTACACCAATCCATCGACGGGCACGGACAAGATCATCATGTCGCCGAAGATCGCCGACCCGAAGGAGCTCAAGGGCAAGTCTGTCGCGGTGCTGGAAGGCGGCCTCACCCAGATCTTCATGGGCATCTGGCTGGAGAATAACGGCGTGAAGTTTGACGAGGTACAATACGTCAACGTCGTGATGGACGATGCCGTGGCGGCCATGGTCAGCGGCAAGGTGGCGGCGGGCGAATTCTGGGAACCCTTCGGCGGCCAGGTGCTGGAGAGCCTGAAGGGGTCCAAGGTCATGGCGAGTTCGCTGGAGCCGTACTTCATGAAGACCGCGCTGCTCGGAGACGGCATGTACATGTCCGACAGTTTTCTCAAGGAAAAGCCGGAAGCCGCCAAGAAAGCCATGAAGGCCTACTGGGATGCCGTGGCTTGGTGGAAGGCTCACCCCGAGGAAGGCAACAAGATCATCGCCGAGGGCCTGAAATTTGACGTGAAAGATGTCGAGAACGTCATCGGCAAGGACGGCAAATGGCTCAAGGGCGGCATCTATGTCTTCGACCTGCCTGAGGCGGCGAAATTCATGGGCGTGATGGCCGGAGACCCGCCGCTCGGCTGGAAGAACGGCGAGATCAACGACCACTGGAAGCTCACCGAGACCTGGTGGCTGAAGTTTGGCCTGATCAAGAAGGAGCACCCGATCGACGCTGGCGTGAGCTTTGAGCCGATCAAGTCCCTCGCGGCCGAGCTGAAATAA
- a CDS encoding aromatic ring-hydroxylating oxygenase subunit alpha, producing the protein MIALAEDTEAKVSACENAVGQSLTSQQSRPIRPLPEVMAAIESCASLPLEDAVTTPPEAYTSEEYYQWEVTNIFHREWQCVAHVSQIPKPGDFLNLDLLGEPLIVVRGKDESVRVLSRVCPHRGMDIMPPGFGHEGHGVAESRGSEPNCGHTRLFLCPYHAWTFELDGKLKACPEMQQARGFKRDDHGLMPFRTEIWRGFIFVNFDGQAAPLAERLSEMNVDFGDWHSEDMQVIIEREWDCPFNWKVLVENFMESYHHLGAHAKTLQPMMPARDTWNEQERDSYVRCHLPFKEALVAEWEAMEKAGGNPFGFPTIQSLADWKKKESGLFLIYPNFLTFVLPDRVVWYRVQPMGPHRMKLLTTMLVPKSTTEHPEFPEMLTRETKMLIDFHLEDMEMCTAIQRGMRSLGAQQGRLSHLEMSVWLMQRYLAARGRGSWPAQDRPAAPAQR; encoded by the coding sequence ATGATCGCTCTAGCCGAAGACACCGAAGCCAAAGTATCCGCCTGTGAAAATGCAGTCGGCCAATCCCTGACCTCGCAGCAAAGCCGCCCCATCCGCCCCCTGCCGGAGGTGATGGCCGCCATCGAAAGCTGCGCCTCGCTCCCGCTGGAGGACGCGGTAACGACTCCTCCCGAGGCCTACACCAGCGAGGAATATTATCAGTGGGAGGTCACCAATATCTTTCACCGCGAGTGGCAATGCGTGGCCCACGTCTCGCAGATTCCCAAGCCGGGCGACTTCCTGAATCTCGACCTGCTGGGCGAGCCGCTCATCGTCGTGCGCGGCAAGGACGAATCCGTGCGCGTGCTCTCGCGTGTCTGTCCGCATCGGGGCATGGATATCATGCCGCCGGGATTCGGCCACGAGGGCCATGGCGTCGCCGAGTCACGCGGCAGCGAACCCAACTGCGGCCACACGCGCCTGTTTCTCTGTCCCTATCACGCGTGGACCTTCGAACTCGACGGAAAGCTGAAAGCCTGCCCGGAGATGCAGCAGGCGCGCGGGTTCAAGCGCGACGACCACGGCCTCATGCCCTTCCGCACCGAGATCTGGCGCGGGTTCATCTTCGTGAACTTCGACGGGCAGGCCGCGCCTCTGGCCGAGCGCCTCTCAGAAATGAACGTCGATTTCGGCGACTGGCACTCCGAGGACATGCAGGTCATCATCGAGCGGGAATGGGACTGCCCGTTCAACTGGAAGGTGCTAGTCGAGAATTTCATGGAGAGCTACCACCACCTCGGCGCGCACGCCAAGACCCTCCAGCCCATGATGCCCGCGCGTGATACGTGGAATGAACAGGAGCGCGACAGCTACGTGCGCTGCCATCTTCCGTTCAAGGAAGCCCTCGTTGCCGAGTGGGAGGCCATGGAAAAGGCGGGCGGCAATCCCTTCGGCTTCCCCACCATCCAATCCCTCGCCGACTGGAAAAAGAAGGAGTCTGGACTCTTTCTCATCTACCCGAATTTCCTCACCTTCGTCCTGCCCGACCGGGTGGTGTGGTATCGCGTCCAGCCAATGGGGCCGCACCGGATGAAGCTCCTCACAACGATGCTCGTTCCGAAGTCGACCACCGAGCATCCGGAGTTTCCCGAGATGCTCACCCGCGAGACCAAGATGCTCATCGACTTTCACCTCGAGGATATGGAGATGTGCACCGCCATCCAGCGCGGCATGCGTTCGCTTGGCGCGCAGCAGGGACGTCTCAGCCACCTGGAAATGTCGGTGTGGCTCATGCAGCGCTACCTCGCCGCGCGAGGCCGTGGTTCCTGGCCCGCTCAAGATCGCCCAGCCGCTCCAGCCCAGAGGTGA
- a CDS encoding aromatic ring-hydroxylating oxygenase subunit alpha yields the protein MSAVAESNVVGNSGCGFAEYPIFRKARPDRTVEDILADIQHAADLPLAQGIPLPAEAYTTEAFYNWEVENVLRAEWLCLAHRSQIPNPGDFLNIDILGEPLIVVHGKDGQIRVLSRVCPHRAMDIMPPGFGYDGHGPADAREGGAGCGHTRLFLCPYHHWSFELDGSLKACPEMQNAEGFRRDDYALTTFRSELWNGFIFVNLDGKAGSLEANMTDLTSDLAGWDMSKMKVVIEREWDCPFNWKVLIENFMEPYHHLGAHCRTLQPLMPAKDTWTSGERAHSIRVNTPLKEAALSEMRQQYADGTTEGFPLIPTLPPEHQVQWSAYLSYPTFLLFGGPDRMIWYRLDPITTDRSRLITTTLVNEEALAAPDFEKRKAAAEKMMIDFHLEDMEVCTAVQRGFYSTGYRRGRLSHLEMPIWLIERYLAARSRNTWPTYDRPAAPSQR from the coding sequence ATGAGCGCTGTCGCCGAATCGAATGTTGTTGGCAACTCGGGCTGTGGCTTTGCGGAGTACCCAATCTTCCGCAAAGCCCGGCCCGACCGCACCGTGGAGGACATCCTGGCCGATATCCAGCATGCCGCCGACCTGCCGCTGGCGCAGGGCATCCCCCTGCCGGCGGAGGCTTACACCACGGAGGCCTTCTACAACTGGGAGGTGGAAAATGTCCTGCGGGCGGAGTGGCTGTGCCTCGCCCACCGTTCGCAGATTCCCAACCCCGGCGATTTCCTCAACATCGACATCCTCGGCGAACCGCTCATCGTCGTCCACGGCAAGGACGGGCAAATCCGGGTGCTCTCCCGGGTCTGCCCGCACCGCGCGATGGATATCATGCCGCCGGGATTTGGCTACGACGGCCATGGCCCCGCCGATGCCCGTGAGGGCGGCGCGGGCTGCGGCCACACGCGGCTGTTTCTCTGTCCTTATCACCATTGGAGCTTCGAGCTCGATGGCTCGCTCAAGGCCTGCCCCGAAATGCAGAATGCGGAGGGCTTCCGCCGCGACGACTACGCGCTGACCACCTTCCGCAGCGAGCTTTGGAATGGTTTCATCTTCGTGAATCTCGACGGTAAAGCCGGATCGCTGGAGGCCAACATGACCGATCTCACCTCCGATCTCGCGGGTTGGGACATGAGCAAAATGAAGGTCGTGATCGAGCGCGAGTGGGATTGCCCGTTCAACTGGAAGGTGCTCATCGAGAATTTCATGGAGCCCTACCATCACCTCGGCGCCCACTGCCGCACGCTCCAGCCGCTCATGCCGGCCAAGGACACATGGACCTCGGGCGAGAGGGCGCATTCCATCCGGGTCAATACCCCGCTCAAGGAAGCCGCCCTGTCCGAGATGCGGCAGCAATACGCCGACGGCACGACGGAAGGCTTTCCGCTCATCCCCACCCTGCCGCCGGAGCATCAGGTACAATGGAGCGCGTATCTTTCCTATCCCACCTTTCTGCTCTTTGGCGGGCCCGATCGCATGATCTGGTATCGACTCGATCCGATCACCACGGACCGCAGCAGGCTCATCACCACGACGCTCGTGAACGAAGAAGCGCTCGCCGCGCCGGACTTTGAAAAGCGAAAGGCGGCGGCGGAAAAAATGATGATCGATTTTCACCTCGAGGACATGGAGGTCTGTACCGCCGTGCAGCGGGGCTTTTACTCCACCGGATACCGTCGCGGTCGTCTGAGCCACCTTGAGATGCCCATCTGGCTGATCGAGCGCTACCTCGCCGCGCGTTCCCGCAACACCTGGCCGACCTATGACCGTCCTGCCGCCCCTTCCCAGCGCTGA
- a CDS encoding WXG100 family type VII secretion target, whose product MAQAIMDPEEVRRFARELKRFNDDVTTKASALQAQFAALGSSWQDQEHEKFAEEFLVTMKALRKFVEISENHTPYLLRKAQRIEEYLNQR is encoded by the coding sequence ATGGCCCAAGCGATAATGGACCCCGAGGAAGTTCGGAGATTCGCTCGCGAACTCAAACGCTTCAATGATGACGTGACGACCAAGGCCTCGGCGCTCCAGGCCCAGTTTGCGGCGCTGGGCAGTTCCTGGCAGGACCAGGAGCACGAGAAATTTGCCGAGGAATTCCTCGTTACCATGAAGGCGTTAAGGAAGTTTGTGGAGATCTCGGAAAATCATACGCCCTACCTCCTGCGCAAGGCTCAACGCATCGAAGAGTATCTGAATCAACGTTAG